Proteins from a genomic interval of Arachis hypogaea cultivar Tifrunner chromosome 10, arahy.Tifrunner.gnm2.J5K5, whole genome shotgun sequence:
- the LOC112716754 gene encoding probable carboxylesterase 11: MPTVAVKLYSVFFKFLLKQRLQNRIQDSLQESDPFGVTSRPGESVAAANPSFSDGVATKDIHIDTFTSLSVRIFLPESALAEPELARGSKPHHLKSITDSTNKLAQAGPGLIRAEKASLASRRAGATPREEPRRNSLGPTGEGLSSASGGGGYLGYSPAPGGRRRKLPVIVQFHGGGWVSGSSDSVANDLFCRRIAKLCDAIVVAVSYRLAPENQYPAAFEDGFKVLNWLAKQANLAECSRSMEVRKLDAHKAIVDSFGAAVVEPWLAAHANPSRCILLGVSCGANIADYVARKAVEAGKLLDPVKVVAQVLMYPFFIGSVPTHSEIKLAKSYFYDKAMCMLAWKLFLNEEKFNLDHPEANPLAPGRGPPLKLMPPTLTVVAELDWMRDRAIAYSEQLRKVNVDAPVLEYKDAVHEFATLDVLIKTPEAQACAEDIAIWVKKYTSLRGHEFSY; encoded by the exons AAGCTCTACAGCGTCTTCTTCAAGTTTCTATTGAAGCAGCGTTTGCAGAATCGGATCCAAGACTCGCTTCAAGAATCCGACCCGTTCGGAGTCACGTCCAGGCCCGGCGAATCCGTCGCAGCCGCAAACCCATCCTTCTCCGACGGCGTCGCCACCAAGGACATTCACATTGACACCTTCACGTCCCTCTCCGTACGAATATTCCTACCCGAGTCAGCACTCGCCGAACCCGAACTTGCACGAGGTTCAAAGCCTCACCATCTCAAATCCATAACTGACTCTACAAACAAATTAGCTCAGGCAGGACCTGGATTAATCCGCGCCGAAAAGGCGTCGCTCGCGTCGCGGCGAGCGGGGGCGACGCCGAGGGAGGAGCCTCGACGGAACAGCCTCGGCCCTACGGGAGAGGGATTGAGCTCCGCATCCGGTGGCGGAGGGTACCTTGGATACTCGCCGGCGCCGGGAGGCCGCCGGAGAAAGCTGCCGGTGATTGTGCAGTTTCATGGAGGAGGTTGGGTGAGCGGGAGTAGTGACTCGGTGGCGAATGATTTGTTCTGCCGGCGGATCGCAAAGCTGTGCGACGCGATTGTTGTGGCGGTGAGTTACCGGCTGGCACCGGAGAACCAGTATCCGGCTGCATTCGAGGACGGGTTCAAGGTTCTGAATTGGCTGGCGAAGCAGGCGAATTTGGCGGAGTGTAGCAGGTCCATGGAGGTTAGGAAGTTGGATGCTCACAAGGCTATTGTTGATTCGTTTGGAGCTGCGGTTGTGGAGCCATGGCTCGCTGCTCATGCAAATCCATCgag GTGTATTCTTCTAGGTGTGAGTTGTGGTGCAAATATTGCCGACTATGTGGCTCGAAAAGCTGTAGAAGCCGGCAAACTTCTGGACCCTGTCAAGGTGGTAGCACAGGTCCTGATGTATCCATTTTTCATTGGAAGTGTGCCCACTCATTCTGAAATAAAGTTGGCAAAGTCTTACTTTTATGACAAGGCTATGTGTATGTTAGCATGGAAACTTTTCCTAAACGAGGAAAAATTTAACCTCGACCATCCAGAAGCCAATCCCCTTGCCCCAGGCCGGGGTCCTCCCTTGAAGTTGATGCCTCCAACATTGACAGTGGTAGCGGAACTTGACTGGATGAGGGACCGAGCCATCGCTTACTCGGAGCAGCTCAGGAAAGTGAATGTTGATGCGCCTGTTCTGGAGTATAAAGATGCAGTCCATGAATTTGCAACGCTTGATGTACTTATCAAAACCCCAGAGGCCCAGGCTTGTGCTGAGGACATCGCCATCTGGGTCAAGAAATATACCTCACTTAGGGGTCACGAATTCTCGTATTGA